Proteins encoded together in one Micromonospora kangleipakensis window:
- a CDS encoding MarR family winged helix-turn-helix transcriptional regulator, with protein sequence MYRRRDDPRGRMVSDITNDLRRYSVDAQHVGHAFAALHGLNATDLQALIAVMDAELAGAPITPGRLGEQLSLSSGSVTALVDRLERAGHIRRDRDTADRRKVFLHYADRGAALAMEFFQPLGARTDQVMARFSDEELAVVHRFMGEMGASLREHRDAVRAARPESARRATD encoded by the coding sequence ATGTACCGACGGCGGGACGACCCACGCGGGCGGATGGTCTCGGACATCACCAACGACCTGCGGCGCTACTCGGTGGACGCGCAGCACGTCGGGCATGCCTTCGCCGCCCTGCACGGGCTCAACGCCACCGACCTGCAGGCGCTGATCGCCGTGATGGACGCCGAGCTGGCCGGCGCCCCGATCACCCCCGGTCGGCTCGGGGAGCAGCTCAGCCTCTCGTCCGGCTCGGTCACCGCCCTGGTCGATCGGTTGGAGCGGGCCGGACACATCCGGCGTGACCGGGACACCGCCGACCGGCGCAAGGTGTTCCTGCATTACGCCGACCGGGGCGCCGCCCTGGCGATGGAGTTCTTCCAGCCGCTCGGCGCGCGGACCGACCAGGTGATGGCCCGGTTCAGCGACGAGGAGCTGGCGGTGGTCCACCGGTTCATGGGTGAGATGGGCGCCTCACTGCGCGAACACCGCGACGCGGTGCGGGCCGCCCGCCCGGAGTCGGCACGCCGGGCCACGGACTGA
- a CDS encoding lytic transglycosylase domain-containing protein — translation MRRGMSRMGAAVVAGLLLAGGITGCGGADPAPRELAAPVALPTEAPVEAPADQPSEVPPGVEAMGVAPSAKASPSASPTVKPKPKPTRTTAGPLSTPKPPTETRVPPPPPKPAPSGCQPTYQGTQATRSQVKAALGDAAARTYWPTSAPDIAIPLKLLKATAWQESGWQSNIVACDGGIGLMQVMPATADWMNQRFGQSYDIGDYRDNAYLGANYLAWLTKYIGDMYFESDYRLDASLCTDELNSCLLNAIISAYNYGHNAVAREGEPLTIPNPQYVRNVRALMTECVCLTY, via the coding sequence ATGCGTCGAGGGATGAGTCGGATGGGCGCCGCGGTGGTGGCCGGCCTGCTGCTGGCCGGCGGGATCACCGGCTGCGGCGGCGCGGACCCCGCGCCCCGGGAGCTGGCCGCGCCGGTCGCGCTGCCGACGGAGGCGCCCGTCGAGGCGCCCGCCGACCAGCCGAGCGAGGTGCCGCCGGGCGTCGAGGCGATGGGCGTGGCACCCAGCGCCAAGGCCAGCCCGAGCGCCAGTCCGACGGTGAAACCGAAGCCGAAGCCCACCCGGACGACGGCAGGTCCGCTCTCCACCCCGAAGCCGCCGACCGAGACGCGGGTACCGCCGCCCCCGCCGAAGCCGGCGCCGAGCGGCTGCCAGCCCACCTACCAGGGCACCCAGGCGACGCGCAGCCAGGTCAAGGCGGCGCTCGGCGACGCTGCCGCCCGCACCTACTGGCCGACCTCCGCGCCGGACATCGCCATCCCGCTCAAGCTGCTCAAGGCGACCGCCTGGCAGGAGAGCGGCTGGCAGTCCAACATCGTCGCCTGCGACGGTGGGATCGGGCTGATGCAGGTCATGCCGGCCACCGCGGACTGGATGAACCAGCGCTTCGGCCAGTCGTACGACATCGGCGACTACCGGGACAACGCCTACCTCGGCGCCAACTACCTGGCCTGGCTGACCAAGTACATCGGCGACATGTACTTCGAGTCCGACTACCGGCTGGACGCCTCGCTCTGCACCGACGAGCTGAACTCCTGCCTGCTCAACGCGATCATCTCGGCGTACAACTACGGGCACAACGCGGTGGCCCGGGAGGGCGAGCCGCTGACGATCCCCAACCCGCAGTACGTGCGCAACGTGCGGGCGCTGATGACCGAGTGCGTCTGCCTGACCTACTGA
- a CDS encoding DedA family protein — translation MPDLLMSLQGLPSLLIYLAAATIVAGETAVIFGLLVPGEATLLLVGFLAYAGTLRIIPALLVMTGAAVIGDTLAFRAGRRFGPRLRASGLGARIGPERWHRADAMLARLGGRGYFAARWVAFARTLAPRLAGAAGLPYRRFAPWNLAGVVTWVGASVLLGYLAGESYERVSHLLGRATGAVGVLLLCLVAVVLAGRWLGRNPDPARVLASRAAALPPLRWLRARYGVLFFLLTTRIGPAWTLLLNLAAGLLLLFTAGLAIASALEAGVRYSGLAVVDGLLADWFADRRTPGVVQAASTAASLLRGSFLIVVVALVAAVLAWRHRPWRADLLSVVGTVGAFVPLVVLAVVADLTGPGGPGDATVLFPTQNAVVTASLGTLAWLLSRGAHWPAAVAAWTVAVAGVVAIGGARLYLGWSTASGTATSVLLGMAWTAVFMVAWATRDRAVGDGRAADGPAGDEPTAALGRRRAPAGAGAPERDRRRSTGR, via the coding sequence ATGCCTGACCTGCTGATGTCGCTGCAGGGCCTGCCGTCCCTGCTGATCTACCTGGCCGCCGCGACGATCGTCGCAGGTGAGACGGCGGTGATCTTCGGCTTGCTGGTGCCGGGAGAGGCGACCCTGTTGCTGGTCGGCTTCTTAGCCTACGCGGGGACGCTGCGGATTATTCCGGCGCTGCTGGTGATGACGGGTGCTGCCGTGATAGGCGACACACTCGCCTTCCGGGCCGGCCGCCGGTTCGGCCCGCGGCTGCGCGCCTCCGGCCTGGGTGCCCGGATCGGCCCCGAGCGCTGGCACCGGGCGGACGCCATGCTCGCCCGGCTCGGCGGGCGGGGGTACTTCGCCGCCCGCTGGGTGGCCTTCGCCCGCACCCTGGCGCCCCGGCTGGCCGGCGCGGCGGGCCTGCCGTACCGGCGGTTCGCGCCGTGGAACCTGGCCGGGGTGGTCACCTGGGTGGGCGCCTCGGTCCTGCTCGGCTACCTCGCCGGCGAGTCGTACGAGCGGGTCTCCCACCTGCTCGGCCGGGCCACCGGCGCGGTCGGGGTCCTGCTGCTCTGCCTGGTGGCCGTGGTGCTGGCCGGTCGGTGGCTGGGCCGCAACCCCGACCCGGCGCGGGTCCTGGCGTCGCGGGCCGCCGCGCTGCCGCCGCTGCGTTGGCTGCGGGCCCGCTACGGGGTGCTCTTCTTCCTGCTCACCACGCGGATCGGACCGGCCTGGACGCTGCTGCTCAACCTCGCCGCCGGCCTGCTGCTGCTCTTCACCGCCGGGCTGGCCATCGCCTCCGCGCTGGAGGCGGGGGTCCGGTACAGCGGGCTCGCGGTGGTCGACGGCCTGCTCGCCGACTGGTTCGCCGACCGGCGTACCCCGGGGGTGGTCCAGGCCGCGTCGACGGCGGCCTCGCTGCTGCGCGGGTCGTTCCTGATCGTGGTGGTCGCGCTGGTCGCCGCCGTGCTCGCCTGGCGGCACCGGCCCTGGCGGGCGGACCTGCTCAGCGTCGTCGGCACGGTGGGGGCGTTCGTGCCGCTGGTGGTGCTGGCCGTGGTGGCCGACCTCACCGGACCGGGCGGGCCGGGCGACGCCACTGTCCTGTTTCCGACCCAGAACGCGGTGGTGACGGCGAGCCTCGGCACGTTGGCCTGGCTTCTGTCCCGGGGAGCGCACTGGCCGGCGGCGGTGGCCGCCTGGACGGTCGCCGTCGCGGGTGTGGTGGCGATCGGCGGCGCCCGGCTCTATCTCGGCTGGAGCACGGCCAGCGGCACCGCCACCTCCGTCCTGCTCGGCATGGCCTGGACGGCGGTGTTCATGGTGGCCTGGGCCACCCGGGACCGGGCGGTCGGCGACGGGCGGGCGGCCGACGGCCCGGCCGGCGACGAACCGACCGCGGCCCTCGGCCGGCGACGCGCGCCGGCGGGGGCCGGCGCGCCGGAGCGGGACCGGCGTCGATCGACCGGTCGGTGA
- the typA gene encoding translational GTPase TypA, whose protein sequence is MQLRTDLRNVAIIAHVDHGKTTLVDAMLRQAGAYGARGEVTERVMDSGDLEREKGITILAKNTGVHYLPADGSDPVTINIIDTPGHADFGGEVERGLTMVDGVVLLVDASEGPLPQTRFVLRKALRARLPIILVINKVDRPDARIKEVVDDTYELFLDLDADEEQIDFPIVYACARDGIASLTQPADGSVPDDSSSLEPLFRTLLDTIPAPAYEEGAPLQAHVTNLDASPFLGRLALCRVRQGTIRKGATVAWCRTDGSTQRVRISELLMTEGLERKPADSAGPGDIIAVAGIPEIMIGETLADAENPQPLPLITVDEPAISMTIGTNTSPLVGRVKGSKVTARMVKDRLDKELVGNVSLRILPTERPDAWEVQGRGELALAILVEQMRREGYELTVGKPQVVTREIDGKTCEPVERLTIDAPEEYLGAITQLLATRKGRMEQLVNHGTGWIRMEWLVPARGLIGFRTEFLTDTRGTGILHHVFESYEPWFGELRTRNNGSLVADRAGAVTAFALINLQERGQLFVEPTTEVYEGMIVGENSRSDDMDVNITKEKKLTNMRASTSDETEKLIPPRKLSLEQALEFCREDECVEVTPVAVRIRKVVLDQTQRGRMAARRKHAG, encoded by the coding sequence ATGCAGCTTCGCACCGACCTCCGCAACGTCGCCATCATCGCCCACGTAGACCACGGCAAGACGACCCTGGTCGACGCCATGTTGCGGCAGGCCGGCGCCTACGGCGCCCGTGGTGAGGTAACCGAGCGGGTCATGGACTCGGGGGACCTGGAGCGGGAAAAGGGCATCACCATCCTGGCCAAGAACACCGGCGTGCACTACCTGCCGGCGGACGGGTCCGATCCGGTCACCATCAACATCATCGACACCCCTGGCCACGCCGACTTCGGTGGTGAGGTCGAGCGCGGCCTGACCATGGTCGACGGCGTGGTGCTGCTGGTCGACGCCAGCGAGGGCCCACTGCCGCAGACCCGCTTCGTGCTGCGCAAGGCGCTGCGCGCGCGCCTGCCGATCATCCTGGTGATCAACAAGGTGGACCGGCCGGACGCCCGGATCAAGGAGGTCGTGGACGACACCTACGAGCTCTTCCTCGACCTGGACGCCGACGAGGAGCAGATCGACTTCCCGATCGTCTACGCCTGCGCCCGCGACGGCATCGCCTCGCTGACCCAGCCCGCCGACGGCTCGGTGCCGGACGACAGCAGCTCCCTGGAGCCGCTGTTCCGCACCCTGCTGGACACCATCCCGGCGCCCGCGTACGAAGAGGGCGCGCCGCTGCAGGCGCACGTCACCAACCTCGACGCCTCGCCGTTCCTCGGCCGCCTCGCGCTGTGCCGGGTCCGGCAGGGCACCATCCGCAAGGGCGCGACGGTGGCCTGGTGCCGCACCGACGGCAGCACCCAGCGGGTGCGCATCTCCGAGCTGCTGATGACCGAGGGGCTGGAGCGCAAGCCGGCCGACTCGGCCGGCCCGGGCGACATCATCGCGGTCGCCGGCATCCCGGAGATCATGATCGGTGAGACTCTGGCCGACGCGGAGAACCCGCAGCCGCTGCCGCTGATCACCGTCGACGAGCCGGCGATCTCGATGACCATCGGCACCAACACCTCGCCGCTGGTCGGCCGGGTCAAGGGCTCGAAGGTCACCGCGCGGATGGTCAAGGACCGGCTCGACAAGGAGCTGGTCGGCAACGTGTCGCTGCGGATCCTGCCGACCGAGCGGCCGGACGCCTGGGAGGTGCAGGGCCGTGGTGAGCTGGCGCTGGCCATCCTGGTGGAGCAGATGCGCCGGGAGGGCTACGAGCTGACCGTCGGCAAGCCCCAGGTGGTCACCCGGGAGATCGACGGGAAGACCTGCGAGCCGGTGGAGCGGCTGACCATCGACGCCCCGGAGGAGTACCTGGGCGCGATCACGCAGCTCCTCGCGACCCGCAAGGGCCGGATGGAGCAGCTGGTCAACCACGGCACCGGCTGGATCCGGATGGAGTGGCTGGTCCCGGCGCGCGGCCTGATCGGCTTCCGCACCGAGTTCCTCACCGACACCCGGGGCACCGGCATCCTGCACCACGTCTTCGAGTCGTACGAGCCGTGGTTCGGCGAGCTGCGTACCCGCAACAACGGGTCGCTGGTGGCCGACCGGGCGGGGGCGGTCACCGCGTTCGCCTTGATCAACCTTCAGGAGCGCGGCCAGCTCTTCGTCGAGCCGACCACCGAGGTGTACGAGGGCATGATCGTCGGGGAGAACTCCCGCTCCGACGACATGGACGTCAACATCACCAAGGAGAAGAAGCTCACGAACATGCGCGCCTCGACCTCCGACGAGACCGAGAAGCTGATCCCGCCGCGCAAGCTGTCGCTGGAGCAGGCCCTCGAGTTCTGCCGCGAGGACGAGTGCGTCGAGGTGACGCCGGTCGCGGTGCGCATCCGAAAGGTGGTGCTGGACCAGACCCAGCGCGGCCGGATGGCGGCCCGCCGCAAGCACGCCGGCTGA
- a CDS encoding class I SAM-dependent methyltransferase: MTTSAYDAIADWYEDYVTTSAADYSDRARGVLRELLGSGPGRCLDLCCGTGAHAAELRRLGWDPVGVDLSAGQLRHARPRLPVARADATALPLADVAVPAAVCVLAHTDMPDYPAAIAEAARVLAPGGRLVHLGVHPCFVGAFADRSERDRIVIDGGYAERERTFRAWNADGVRARVGAWHLPLADLLNAVTDAGLTLTRVAESGSGPIPDILALQATKPPTKPT, encoded by the coding sequence ATGACGACCTCCGCATACGACGCCATCGCCGACTGGTACGAGGACTACGTCACCACCTCCGCCGCCGACTACAGCGATCGGGCCAGGGGCGTGCTGCGGGAGTTGCTCGGCTCGGGTCCGGGCCGCTGCCTCGACCTCTGCTGCGGCACCGGCGCGCACGCCGCCGAGCTGCGCCGGTTGGGCTGGGACCCGGTCGGGGTGGACCTGTCGGCCGGGCAGTTGCGCCACGCACGCCCCCGGTTGCCGGTGGCCCGGGCCGACGCGACCGCGCTGCCGCTGGCGGACGTCGCGGTGCCGGCCGCGGTCTGCGTCCTCGCCCACACCGACATGCCGGACTATCCGGCGGCGATCGCCGAGGCGGCCCGGGTGCTCGCGCCGGGCGGGCGCCTCGTGCACCTCGGGGTGCACCCCTGCTTCGTCGGCGCGTTCGCCGATCGGTCCGAAAGGGACCGGATCGTCATCGACGGCGGCTACGCCGAGCGGGAGCGCACCTTCCGGGCCTGGAACGCGGACGGGGTACGAGCCCGGGTCGGCGCCTGGCACCTGCCGCTGGCCGATCTGCTCAACGCGGTGACCGACGCCGGCCTGACGCTGACCCGGGTCGCGGAGTCCGGCTCCGGCCCGATCCCCGACATCCTCGCCCTCCAAGCCACCAAACCCCCCACCAAACCCACCTGA
- a CDS encoding serine hydrolase, translating into MIWDDLDAHLDKVPGTVSAYVGRLDARPTWTRLPDATHYAASTMKVAVLVALHRAAEAGTLDLDTPIPVRNEFDSALPGVPRFACAQHYDNDDAVWDRVGGTAPLRWLAERMIVRSSNLATNIVLSQVGLPAVARAWALAGARHSVTGRGIEDFAARDAGITNLVTASDLAALLGGLAVGADRPGPLAAPASCAAMLDVLFAQEHREDLAAGLPEGTRIAHKNGWVRGVRHGAGVVFPADAPPYAIVVCTTTDLADGGPSGEETEDDACRLIATISARVWDARHALAD; encoded by the coding sequence ATGATCTGGGACGACCTCGACGCCCACCTGGACAAGGTGCCCGGCACCGTCTCCGCGTACGTGGGGCGGCTGGACGCCCGACCGACCTGGACCCGGCTGCCGGACGCCACCCACTACGCGGCCAGCACCATGAAGGTCGCCGTGCTGGTGGCGCTGCACCGGGCCGCCGAGGCCGGCACCCTCGACCTGGACACGCCGATCCCGGTACGCAACGAGTTCGACTCCGCACTGCCGGGCGTGCCACGGTTCGCCTGCGCCCAGCACTACGACAACGACGACGCCGTGTGGGACCGGGTCGGCGGCACCGCGCCGCTGCGCTGGCTCGCCGAGCGGATGATCGTGCGGTCCAGCAACCTGGCCACCAACATCGTGCTCAGCCAGGTCGGGCTGCCGGCGGTGGCGCGAGCCTGGGCGCTCGCCGGGGCCCGGCACAGCGTCACCGGCCGGGGCATCGAGGACTTCGCCGCCCGGGACGCCGGCATCACCAACCTGGTCACCGCCAGCGACCTCGCCGCCCTGCTCGGCGGGCTGGCGGTCGGGGCCGACCGCCCGGGCCCGCTGGCAGCCCCGGCGAGCTGCGCCGCGATGCTGGACGTGCTCTTCGCCCAGGAGCACCGGGAGGACCTCGCCGCCGGGCTACCCGAGGGCACCCGGATCGCGCACAAGAACGGCTGGGTACGCGGGGTACGGCACGGCGCCGGGGTGGTCTTCCCGGCCGACGCCCCGCCGTACGCGATCGTCGTCTGCACCACCACCGACCTGGCCGACGGCGGGCCGAGCGGCGAGGAGACCGAGGACGACGCCTGCCGCCTGATCGCCACCATCTCGGCCCGCGTCTGGGACGCCCGGCACGCCCTGGCCGACTGA
- a CDS encoding tyrosine-protein phosphatase, whose product MLQRDWELVGAPNARDLGGLPAAEGRRVRAGRLIRTAALGRLTDEDLPVLGKLGPACVVDLRGAAEQQVAPPDRLVGEPRVVHLPVYDPAHPVFTYVSAVLLGHDLTAYDELAREGMPAAMAQIYRWFVTGAAAREGFGAAVRLAAEERNLPLLFHCSAGKDRTGWLAVVLLTALGVDEVTIRADYLRHNELTESLREVLLAAMTRRQPHLDPATARPLLEVRAEYLDAAYDEVRRVHGSFGAYLRDGLGVTDGVVAALRDNLLD is encoded by the coding sequence ATGCTGCAGCGGGACTGGGAACTGGTGGGCGCGCCGAACGCCCGTGACCTGGGCGGCCTGCCCGCGGCGGAGGGGCGGCGGGTGCGGGCCGGTCGGCTGATCCGGACCGCCGCGCTGGGCCGGTTGACCGACGAGGACCTCCCGGTGCTGGGCAAGCTGGGGCCGGCCTGCGTGGTGGACCTGCGGGGCGCCGCCGAGCAGCAGGTCGCCCCGCCGGACCGGCTGGTGGGCGAGCCCCGGGTGGTGCACCTGCCGGTGTACGACCCGGCGCACCCGGTCTTCACGTACGTCTCGGCGGTGCTGCTCGGCCACGACCTGACCGCCTACGACGAGCTGGCCCGGGAGGGCATGCCGGCGGCGATGGCGCAGATCTACCGGTGGTTCGTCACCGGGGCGGCGGCCCGGGAGGGCTTCGGGGCGGCGGTGCGGCTGGCGGCCGAGGAGCGGAACCTGCCCCTGCTCTTCCACTGCTCGGCCGGCAAGGACCGTACCGGCTGGCTGGCCGTCGTGCTGCTCACCGCGCTGGGGGTGGACGAGGTGACGATCCGGGCGGACTACCTGCGGCACAACGAGCTGACCGAGAGTCTGCGCGAGGTGCTGCTGGCCGCGATGACCCGGCGGCAGCCGCACCTCGACCCGGCGACGGCCCGGCCGCTGCTGGAGGTGCGGGCGGAGTACCTGGATGCCGCGTACGACGAGGTGCGGCGGGTGCACGGCTCGTTCGGGGCGTACCTGCGCGACGGGCTGGGCGTGACCGACGGGGTGGTCGCCGCGCTGCGGGACAACCTGCTGGACTGA
- a CDS encoding mandelate racemase/muconate lactonizing enzyme family protein yields the protein MTIAAVRTHRLSAPLHTPFVTALRRTTTVDTLVVEVIDDEGRSGFGEAPQVWQVTGASVAGAEACVRELIAPALAGRDADDLVARCADVQRVVAGNESAKGAVDVALHDLAARRLGVPLVRLLGGTTRRVPTDVTLAAGDAVDLAAAAKQRRGEGFDVLKLKVGTDARGDLDRVRAVRSAVGPGVRIRLDANQGWTPREAVRIIRGIEDAGLDVELVEQPVARWDLDGLAWVSDRVDLPILADESVSGVRDLVEVIRRRAADMVNVKLAKCGGLHPARTLLDLAAAHGVGTIVGSMMESQIGVGAAASLVAAYGTTAVSDLDAAWWLAWSPVRGGIRYDGATVVLPDAPGLGVTSVTEAKMQTRG from the coding sequence ATGACGATCGCCGCGGTACGCACCCACCGGCTTTCCGCCCCCTTACACACCCCGTTCGTCACCGCGCTGCGCCGGACCACCACCGTGGACACCCTGGTCGTCGAGGTGATCGACGACGAGGGACGGTCCGGTTTCGGCGAGGCGCCGCAGGTCTGGCAGGTGACCGGCGCGTCCGTCGCCGGCGCGGAGGCGTGCGTCCGGGAGCTCATCGCGCCGGCCCTCGCCGGGCGGGACGCCGACGACCTGGTGGCCCGCTGCGCCGATGTGCAGCGGGTGGTGGCCGGCAACGAGTCCGCCAAGGGGGCCGTCGACGTCGCGCTGCACGACCTGGCCGCCCGGCGGCTCGGCGTACCGCTGGTCCGGCTGCTCGGTGGCACCACCCGGCGGGTCCCGACGGACGTCACCCTGGCCGCCGGCGACGCGGTGGACCTGGCCGCCGCCGCCAAGCAACGCCGGGGCGAGGGGTTCGACGTGCTCAAGCTGAAGGTCGGCACCGACGCCCGCGGGGACCTGGACCGGGTCCGCGCGGTCCGCTCCGCGGTCGGGCCGGGGGTGCGGATCCGGCTGGACGCCAACCAGGGCTGGACGCCGCGCGAGGCGGTCCGGATCATCCGCGGCATCGAGGACGCCGGCCTCGACGTCGAACTGGTCGAGCAGCCCGTCGCCCGCTGGGACCTGGACGGGCTGGCCTGGGTCAGCGACCGCGTCGACCTGCCGATCCTCGCCGACGAGTCGGTCTCCGGCGTGCGCGACCTGGTCGAGGTGATCCGCCGCCGGGCCGCCGACATGGTCAACGTCAAGCTCGCCAAGTGCGGCGGCCTGCACCCGGCCCGCACCCTGCTCGACCTGGCCGCCGCGCACGGCGTCGGCACGATCGTCGGCTCGATGATGGAGAGTCAGATCGGCGTCGGCGCCGCGGCCAGCCTGGTCGCGGCCTACGGCACCACCGCCGTGTCGGACCTCGACGCGGCCTGGTGGCTGGCCTGGTCACCGGTGCGGGGCGGGATCCGGTACGACGGCGCGACGGTCGTGCTGCCGGACGCCCCCGGGCTCGGCGTCACCTCGGTGACTGAAGCAAAGATGCAGACCCGTGGTTGA
- a CDS encoding C40 family peptidase, with product MELEPGREAVVRVPVATLWASPDAVRPVDRPALAGDPDVPAWVAGLDHDQQVGDCVLSQLLLGEQVLVTELRADGWAHVVAVEQPAAKLDPRGYPGWLPTAQLAPLLPQRQRSPLFVIDALVADLHATPGGPPALPGVVLGTRLHRAGPLFDGWLPCHVPGHTEPLWVSETDVVPLPAERPEAKEVLAVADRLRGLVYIWGGLSSLGIDCSGLVHLAWRRFGVTLPRDADDQAEATTPLALGEELPGDLYFFARPGRRIHHVGIVTAEPQGDQRRMLHACYRQRRLVEEQLPADRLATLVGAHRV from the coding sequence GTGGAGCTGGAACCGGGCCGCGAGGCCGTCGTCCGGGTCCCGGTGGCGACCCTCTGGGCCTCCCCCGACGCGGTCCGGCCGGTCGACCGTCCCGCCCTGGCCGGCGACCCGGACGTCCCGGCCTGGGTCGCCGGGCTGGACCACGACCAGCAGGTCGGCGACTGCGTGCTCAGCCAGCTGCTGCTCGGTGAGCAGGTGCTGGTCACCGAGCTGCGCGCCGACGGCTGGGCGCACGTGGTCGCCGTCGAGCAGCCGGCGGCGAAGCTCGACCCGCGCGGCTACCCCGGTTGGCTGCCCACCGCCCAACTGGCGCCGCTCCTGCCCCAGCGGCAACGGTCGCCGCTATTCGTGATCGACGCCCTCGTGGCCGACCTGCACGCCACGCCCGGTGGTCCGCCGGCGCTTCCCGGAGTGGTGCTCGGCACGCGGCTGCACCGGGCGGGTCCGCTCTTCGACGGCTGGCTGCCGTGCCACGTTCCCGGGCACACCGAACCGCTCTGGGTTTCCGAGACCGACGTGGTCCCCCTTCCGGCCGAGCGGCCGGAGGCCAAGGAGGTCCTCGCCGTCGCCGACCGGCTCCGCGGCCTCGTCTACATCTGGGGCGGCCTCTCCAGCCTCGGCATCGACTGCTCCGGCCTGGTGCACCTGGCCTGGCGCCGGTTCGGGGTGACGCTCCCCCGGGACGCCGACGACCAGGCCGAGGCGACCACCCCGCTGGCGCTCGGCGAGGAACTCCCCGGCGACCTCTACTTCTTCGCCCGGCCCGGCCGCCGGATCCACCACGTCGGCATCGTCACCGCCGAGCCGCAGGGCGACCAGCGGCGGATGCTGCACGCCTGCTACCGGCAGCGCCGGTTGGTCGAGGAGCAGCTGCCCGCCGACCGGCTGGCCACCCTGGTGGGCGCGCACCGGGTCTGA
- a CDS encoding TerC family protein, translated as MNVSGWVWAATLVAMTAVLLVDLFIIGRRPHEPSVRESSLWVGFYVGLALLFGVGLWLTSGPSVAGQFYTGWLTEYSLSVDNLFVFVIIMARFGVPRRYQQKVLLVGIVLALVMRGGFIAAGAALISQFSWVFYIFGAFLIYTAVNLARQGEPDEDEFTENLLIRWSRKALPIARDFDGAKMTTHENGRRLFTPMLIVMIAIGTTDLIFALDSIPAIFGITQEPYLVFTANVFALMGLRQLYFLLGGLLDRLIYLSYGLAVVLGFIGVKLVLEALADNNLPFINGGQHVGWAPHIPIWLSLTVILGTLAVATAASLVKSSRDRRRELAEARR; from the coding sequence TTGAACGTGTCCGGATGGGTGTGGGCTGCGACCCTCGTCGCGATGACGGCGGTCCTGCTCGTCGACCTCTTCATCATCGGTCGTCGCCCGCACGAGCCCAGTGTCCGGGAGTCGAGCCTCTGGGTCGGCTTCTACGTCGGGTTGGCCCTGCTCTTCGGGGTCGGCCTCTGGCTCACCTCCGGCCCGAGCGTGGCCGGCCAGTTCTACACCGGGTGGCTCACCGAGTACAGCCTCTCGGTGGACAACCTCTTCGTCTTCGTGATCATCATGGCCCGCTTCGGGGTGCCCCGGCGGTACCAGCAGAAGGTGCTGCTCGTCGGCATCGTGCTGGCGCTGGTCATGCGCGGTGGCTTCATCGCCGCCGGCGCCGCGCTGATCTCGCAGTTCTCCTGGGTCTTCTACATCTTCGGCGCGTTCCTGATCTACACCGCGGTCAACCTGGCCCGGCAGGGCGAGCCGGACGAGGACGAGTTCACCGAGAACCTGCTGATCCGGTGGAGCCGCAAGGCGCTGCCGATCGCCCGTGACTTCGACGGCGCGAAGATGACCACCCACGAGAACGGCCGGCGGCTCTTCACCCCGATGCTGATCGTGATGATCGCGATCGGCACCACCGACCTGATCTTCGCCCTCGACTCGATCCCGGCGATCTTCGGCATCACCCAGGAGCCGTACCTGGTCTTCACCGCGAACGTCTTCGCGCTGATGGGGCTGCGGCAGCTCTACTTCCTGCTCGGCGGGCTGCTGGACCGGCTGATCTACCTCAGCTACGGCCTGGCCGTGGTGCTCGGCTTCATCGGGGTCAAGCTGGTCCTGGAGGCCCTCGCCGACAACAACCTGCCGTTCATCAACGGCGGCCAGCACGTCGGCTGGGCCCCGCACATCCCGATCTGGCTCTCCCTGACGGTCATCCTCGGCACCCTGGCCGTGGCCACCGCGGCGAGCCTGGTCAAGTCGTCCCGCGACCGGCGCCGCGAGCTGGCCGAAGCCCGGCGCTGA